The DNA region CGAATTTCTTTACCGGCTTCCAGTTTGCCGGTGGATCGGGTGAACCAAAACTTGGTCGTGACATCCGGATCGACAAAAGCTTCAAAAACTTCGGAATCCGGCCTGCGGATCAGCATTTCGGCTTGAACGGTAACAGAAGAACTCAGCGGTGATTTCATGGGACACACTCCTTATATCGTGTAGAGTTTCCAATAGGTTAGCACATTATAGCGGACCTGACTTCTTATCCCTTGCTTATTTGTCCGCGCGTTCGGTTTTGAGCCCGTACCTTTTGTGGTAAAATGTCGTTATGCTTATTGTCTGACTAGATTAGGAGGCTTAAACAATGAATCGTAAGTACCGATTGCTGGCTTTAGATATGGATGGCACGCTGCTTCAGGACGATCATGAAGTGTCGCCGGAGACCGTCCGTTGGATCAAGGAAGCGGTTCGGCAAGGCATCCACGTCTGCCTGTCCACCGGACGGCCGTTTCAAGATGCATATCCGTATGCGAAGCAGCTCGAGCTGACCACCCCGATGGTAACGGTCAATGGCAGCGAAGTATGGCGTGCCCCGTATGAGCTGTACCGGCGTTCTCTGCTCGACAGCAAGCTTGTTGCCGAGATGCATGAGCTTGCCGTTGAAACCGGAGCCTGGTTCTGGGCGTATTCTGTAGAGAGATTGTATAACCAGGAGAACTGGTGCGAGGATGTTGAGAATCAGGAGTGGCTGAAATTCGGCTATACGTCGGAAGACGATGAGGTTCGTCATCGCATCCTGATGCGCCTTCAGGATATGGGGGGGCTGGAAATTACCAACTCCTCGCCGGTGAATCTGGAGATCAATCCGCAAGGCGTGAACAAGGCGACAGGGATTAAGCAGGTATGCGAACTGCTTGGCCTTGACATGTCCCAGGTCGTGGCCGTTGGCGACAGCCTGAACGACCTGGCCGTCATCCAGCAAGCGGGTCTTGGCGTCGCCATGGGCAATGCCCAGCAGACGGTCAAGGATGAGGCGGACCTTGTCGTGGCCAGCAACAATGAGAACGGAATTGTGGAAGTGATCAGGGATCATATTTTGATCGAAGGGTGATTAGCGGATGGACGTATTAGGCTGGATTATTGTGATCGCACTGTTCATCATCGGGATGGCCGGTGCGATCTACCCGATATTACCGGGGGTTATCGCCATTTATTTGGCATTGTTCGTATACGGCTGGTTCTTCACGTTTGCCCATTACGACGCATGGTTTTGGACCATACAGACGATCATTCTGGTTGTGCTGTTCATCGCCGACTATGCAGTCAACGCATGGGGCGTGAAGAAGCTTGGCGGCTCGAAGGCTTCGATATGGGGGAGCACGATCGGCCTGATCATCGGACCGTTCGTCATTCCGGCATTCGGTCTGATCATCGGCCCGTTTATCGGCGCCTTTATCGGGGAGCTGCTGGCGGGATCGGGAGCGGGCAAGTCGATGAAGGTCGGACTTGGTTCGGTGCTCGGCTTGTTCAGCAGCATCGTGGTGAAGGTCGTATTGCAGCTTGCGATGATCATCGTGTTTATCGTTTGGGTGTTTTAAGCAGGGGCTAGGGCGCTTAACAGGCGCTATTGGAGGAGAAAGAAGGTAAGGAATTGTCTAAGAAGGAATCATTCATAAAAGGCACGATCATCCTGGCCGTGGCGGCGCTGGTCGCCCGCGTGCTGGGACTTGCACAGCGGGTGCCGCTGGAGCACATGCTGAACGATGTGGGGGATGCATCCTTCACGATTGCCAACAATGTGTATTTGATGCTGCTGACCGTCGCTACGGCCGGTATTCCGAGCACGCTCAGCAAAATGGTTTCCGAGCGATATGCGCTGAATAAGCCGGCGGAGGCTCAGCGCGTCTATCAAGCGGCGCTGATCTTCGCCGGAGCGGCAGGCGTTGTCATGACGCTGCTGCTGTATTTCGGAGCGCCGTATTACGCGACCCATGTTGCGGAGGTGCCTGAATCAGCCGCAGCCATCCAGGCGCTGGCCCCGGCGCTGCTGCTGTTCCCCGCCATCGCCATGATGCGGGGGTATTTCCAGGGCCGGAACAATATGTCGGCCGGCGGGATTTCCCAAATCGTGGAGCAGATTGCAAGAGTGCTGACGGCCATCGGCCTAGCTTATGTGCTGCTGCGGTTGGGGTATGACGATACCTGGGTAGCAGCCGGAGCCTCCTTCGGCGGCGTGCTCGGGAGCATCGGCGCCTTCGCGGTCATGCTGTATTTCGCCGCGAAGCTCCGCCGGAGCGACCGGGAGCAGAAGCTGCCTTCGGCAGACCGTTCGATTCCGCTCGGCGGCATCTACAAGGCTATTTTTACATTATCGATACCGATCGTGCTGTCCTCTCTGGCGGTCCCGGCGGTCAACTTCATTGACGGCTCCATCGTCAAGCCGCTCCTGACGGGCGAGATTGGCGCGGCGCAGGCGACCGAGGCGCTCGCCGTTCTGGGGACACGGGCGCAGAGCGTGGCGGGCATCCCGCCGATTCTGGCCATTGCCCTCAGCACATCGCTGATTCCGATCATATCGGCAGCGTTCGCCAGACGTGACCAAGAGCATTTGGAGCGCCAAGTAACGCTTGCCATGCGGATCGGGATTTTGACCGGCATGCCGGTGGTTATCGCGCTGGGTGTAGCGGCCTATTCGGTGAACGGTCTTTTGTTCAGCTCGCTGGGCGGGAGCGGAATCATCGCATTTTTGACGTTCGGCACCATTTTCCAGATTACGATGATGACAACGAACTCGATTTTGCTCGGGATTGGAAAGGCCAAGCTGTCCATGGTTCACGTGATAATCGGCGTTGCCGTCAAGCTGGCCTCCAGCTTCCTTCTGGCTCCCCTGTTCGGCATCTACGGCATCATTGGAAGTACGGCGCTTTGCTTCCTGGTCATCACGCTGCTTAACATCCGGTCGATTAAAACGATCGTTTCGTTCTCGATATTGGGAAGCCGCTGGCTGGGATTCCTATGTACCGTCGTGGCTGCAGCGGGAATCGGCTACGGATTGAACCAAGCGGGCATCCAATTGGTTGAGGTCATTCCGGCACGATTGGCATTCCTGTTAACATGCATTATTGTTGGCATTGCCGTCGTCGTGATTTATCTCGTGCTGCTCGTCGTGTTCGGCGTCATTCGCCAGTCCGAGCTAGGTAATTATCCGCGTCCGCTGCAGAAGGTATTCCGTCCTCTGATGAGACTGGCGCCTTCACGGATGCGGGAACGGGGATAACTTTGCGGTTTTGCGCTTTGCGGTTATACGCATTGCGGCTATACGATCGATAGAGAAAATGTTTTAAGCAAAAGGACTGTTCGGATCCAAGGATCGGAGCAGTCCTTTTTTTGGTGATCAAGGCCTTGCTTGCTTCATATGAGAGACATCGTGGGCCATGGCCGTCTTCTCCAGCTGGGCCCGGTGCGCGTGGGTCATATCCAACAGCAGCGGCCGGTCCGGTTCACGAAAATGCCGAAGCTTGGCCGAGCTGCGATACCAATCATACCGCGGAATCGGGCCGGCGGGCGTATCCTGCCAGACGGATTCCAGTGCAGGGCTGTACAGGCGATTGCCTGAAGGGAGCCACTCGGATTCCATCAGTACGCTGCTCTCCTTCCCGCTGTTGATGGCCTCCTGTTTGTCCGCGGTGAACAGCGCCGGCCAATATTCGGAACGCGATCCCCGGTGGGGGGTTGATCTGGCAAAAGCGAGTGCGCGCCGGTGCACCTCCTCGTAACCGAAAAGCAGACCGTAGAGTGATTTACCGGCTTTGATCCGAGCCGTCAAGCTGTCGAATCTGGGAATGGTGAGCCCCGCTAGCGGCCGCAGCGGGAGCTTATGGCTTGTACCAAATGGATCCACGCCCCGGGTAACGGCTTCTGTCTGCCCAAGCGGGAATAAAATTTGGTTGAATCTCGCAAGTTCGTGCAAACGAAAATACGGATGCTTCAGAACCCGGGAGCGAAAATACGGATCCTGGGCAACCCGGCCTTCAATGTAATTCTGTTCATTTAGGATGAGGGCAACGGCGAGCATAGCGCCGTGATCGGGTTCCTGCCAGAAATGCTGCCAGAAGGGGAGCATGAAGGCCGAGACATGAAAGCATGGCAGGAGATGAAACAGCGGCTCGCCCAGCTTCCGGCTATGCATGTACAGCAGCAGCTGGGGGTAGGCGTCCTGAAAGATCAGGGCGTTGCATCGCTCTAAAAAACGGAACAGATTCACTTGAAATTCGGAATCCGTCAGATCTGACAGCAGACCTCCTTGCAGGTCAGTCATATTCCAGCCGGCATTACGGGAGACCATATGGGCAAGAAATGCCCAATGCAGCTCGGGAAAGGCTTCGTAGCAGCTAAGGTAGGCCTCGGTGCGCGTGATGTTGCTCCGATTGGCATCCTCGACGGTGCTCTGAATGGATTCCACGACTTCCTGTTCCCTGGCATGAAGTCCTTCAGCGGTATTCACGGATCGAATAAAGGGTAAGCTCATGGCGGGTGGGCTCACGCTCATTTTTAATTCCTTTTGCTGCCTGCGGACAATACGCTTTAGCTCGGAACGGAGGCCTCGCGCTGCGATCGGGTCCCAGCTCCATTGCTTTCGGCTTTCCCTTAGATTCGAGGATATTTCCCAGGAGGTCACCCTTCCGCTCAAGGCTTCCGCTGCGGCTTCCGCCAATGTGGACACCCATCTGCGAAGAGATCCGGCCCACGCCTGTTTATCTTTGCCGCCTTGCTGCATCCCGTTCTCACCTGCCGTTAGTCGATTGGTCATCATGGCGATTGCTATCTTGGTATTGTCAGTATGTCACGAATATTTGACTTCCACTCCACATTTTGATTCACTAAAGTTGAACCATTTCGACGAAAAGGGGAGATCATCCATGGACAAAATCACTTCGGAAGCCGAATTTCAGGTTGCTATCCAGTCTCCGCGCTTGACGGTCGCTGTATTCAAAGCAGACTGGTGCGGCGATTGCAAGTTTATCGATCCATTCATGCCGGATGTGGAGCAGAAGTTCTCGAACCAGCTGACCCTGGTAGAAGTTGACGTCGATGCCGTCGGCGACGTGAGCCAGCAGCAGAACATCCTCGGGATCCCCAGCTTCGTCGCCTATGCCGACGGCCGGGAGCTGGTCCGCTTCGTCAACAAATTCCGCAAATCCCGCGAGGAAATCGAAGATTTCCTGCAGCGTGCGGTAGATGTGTACGAAACGATTCATAAGTAAGCATAACGGGAAGGATGCACAACGCACCGTCGCCTACGGGTTACCCCTTGGCGGCGGTGTTGTTTTTGGCAATAAGCTCCTCCTAATTTTGAACATTTTGTCACAATCGTTAAAGTGACCGCTGCGGCATAATCAGGTATAATGAAATTTGGACTGCAATAAGGAATCCACTATGGATGGCGGATTGTTAAGAATATAGGCAGCAGGTGAGATTAGTGAATGATAAACAATTAAAATGGCTGAGTTACATAACATGCGCCGTCATGTTCTTCGCCACCTTCGGGGGCATGGTCGTTACCAAGACCGGCTCCGGGCTAGGCTGCGGACAAGAGTGGCCGCTGTGTAACGGAAAGTTTATTCCCGCTTACACCGTCTCCTCCTTGATTGAATACTCGCACCGCGCTGTCAGCGGGATGGCCGGCTTGGCCGCCTTGGCTTCCCTGATCGCATTTTGGAAATACAAGCGTGACCGCAAGGATCTGATGGCTTATGTGGTCATGACATCGGCGTTCGTGATTGTTCAAGCGATTATGGGAGCGCTCGCAGTGGTCAAGCCTCAGTCGGCGGCCGTGATGGCGCTGCATTTCGGCTTCTCCCTCATCGCATTTGCAAGCTCGGTTATGCTTGCGCTGGGCATGCGGAGGGTCGAAAAGGCGAAGGTGCCGCTCGGAACGGAACGGCTGCCCCGGGTCAGCAATGGTTTTCGCCGGCTCGTCTGGGGGGCGACGATTTATACGTATATCGTGGTATATATCGGAGCATTCGTGAGCCATACCGACTCGAGAGAGGGCTGCTCCGGCTGGCCGCTCTGCAACGGCGAAGTGATTCCGGAGCTCAGCGGCGGCGTGGGCATTGCCTTCATGCATCGGGTGGCGGCTCTGCTTCTGCTTATCGTAGTAGCCGTATTGGGACATTTCGCTTATTGGCGAAACCGGGACAACCGCGAAATTCAGATGCTTGGGGTTTCGGCAACGGTGCTGTGCCTGCTGCAAATTTTCAGCGGAGCCATCATTATGGCCACGATGCACAATGACGAAGTATATGTATTCTCCGCGCTTGGACACACCCTTCTGATCTCTGCGCTGTTCGGCGTGCTCAGTTACTTGAGCGTCCGGGTTTGGCAGCTGAGAGAATCGGTATCTGCCGAGCAGCAGGGCGAATTGGAGCTGCGCGGGGAGAAGACCGGCTAATTCCCGTCACTACAGTATGCAACATGGAACGTTTTAATATTTGTGCAGGCGAAGTCCCCGAAGCGAAACATGCTCGAGGACTTTGTTGTACCCGAAGGAGTGGAGCATTTGATTTACCAGAATCTACGCCAATGGCTTGAAACGCTTCGCAAGGAAAATGATCTGGCTGTCATTGAAGCACCGGTGGACCCGTATCTGGAGCTGGCTGAAATTCACCGGCGCGTGATTGAAGAGGGAGGGCCGGCCCTGCTGTTTACCAATGTGAAGGGGACGCCTTTTCCGGTGGCCACGAATCTGTTCGGAACCGCGCGCCGGGTCGACATGGCTTTCGGTCCGCGGCCGGAGCAGCTGATGAAATCGATCATCGGGGCAACCGATAAGCTGCTGCCGCCTACGTTTTCCGCGCTGTGGAATGAACGCGGGCTGTTTAAGGATATTTTAAAGGTCGGGATGAAATCCGTGCCTCAGCAAGAAGCGCCGGTTATGGGCGTGAAGGTGACGGAGAATCCGCTCAAGCAGCTTCCGCGGCTGACCAGCTGGCAGGAGGACGGCGGACCGTTCATCACGCTGCCGCTCGTCTATACCGAGAGCCCATCGAAGCCGAAGGATCATAATCTGGGCATGTACCGGATTCAAATTTATGATGACTCGACCACCGGAATCCATTGGCAGATTCATAAGGGCGGCGGCTTTCACTACTTCGAGGCAGAGCAGCAGAATCAGCCGCTGCCGGTGTCCGTTTTCGTCGGCGGTCCGCCTGCGCTGATCGCATCCGCCATCGCACCGGTGCCCGAGCATCTGCCGGAGCTGCTGCTGGCTTCGCTGATTATGGGCGGCAAGCTGCCGATGACGGACAACCCGCTTGGCGGACACCGCATTCCGGCGGAAGCGGAATTCGCGATCAGCGGAATCGTGCCGCCGCATGAACGCCGCCTGGAGGGACCTTTCGGCGATCACTACGGCTATTATTCCCTTGCGCATGACTTCCCCGTGCTTCACGTGAAGAATATGTGGCACCGCAAGGATGCCATTTATCCGGCAACGATCGTCGGAAAGCCGCGGCAAGAGGACTACTACCTGGGCGAGTTTTTGCAGCGCCTGCTGTCCCCGGCCTTCCCGATGGTGATGCCGTCGGTCCGCTCGCTATGGACCTATGCGGAAACCGGCTTCCATGCGCTGACGGCGGCGGTCGTTCGGGAGAGCTATTCCCGCGAGGCGCTCGTCTCCGCGTTCCGGATTCTGGGCGAAGGTCAGCTGTCGCTCACCAAAATGCTGATGCTGACGAACCGGCCGCTGGACCTGTCGGATTTCAACGAGACGCTTGAAGCGGTGCTGGAACGATTTAATCCGGCAACGGATTTATTCATATTTAATAAAACCTCGCATGATACGCTGGATTATACGGGGCAGAAGCTGAATCACGGCAGCAAAGCCGTGCTGATGGGGATCGGGGAGCCGATCCGCGAGCTGCCGCGAAGCTACGATGAAGGGGATATTCCGGGAATTTCCCAGGCGGTCGCATATTGCGGCGGTTGCCTTGTCGTATCCGGGGCATCCTATGAGAAAGAACCTGAGCTGGCCCGGCGCGTCATGGAGTTCATGCATGCCCGCAGCACGAAATGGCCGATGGTAATCGTCGTTGATGATGCCAAGGCAACGTCAGCCACGCAAACTTCGTTCTTGTGGACGGTATTTACCCGCTTTAATCCCGCGACGGATATCTTCGC from Paenibacillus ihbetae includes:
- a CDS encoding thioredoxin family protein produces the protein MDKITSEAEFQVAIQSPRLTVAVFKADWCGDCKFIDPFMPDVEQKFSNQLTLVEVDVDAVGDVSQQQNILGIPSFVAYADGRELVRFVNKFRKSREEIEDFLQRAVDVYETIHK
- a CDS encoding putative polysaccharide biosynthesis protein is translated as MSKKESFIKGTIILAVAALVARVLGLAQRVPLEHMLNDVGDASFTIANNVYLMLLTVATAGIPSTLSKMVSERYALNKPAEAQRVYQAALIFAGAAGVVMTLLLYFGAPYYATHVAEVPESAAAIQALAPALLLFPAIAMMRGYFQGRNNMSAGGISQIVEQIARVLTAIGLAYVLLRLGYDDTWVAAGASFGGVLGSIGAFAVMLYFAAKLRRSDREQKLPSADRSIPLGGIYKAIFTLSIPIVLSSLAVPAVNFIDGSIVKPLLTGEIGAAQATEALAVLGTRAQSVAGIPPILAIALSTSLIPIISAAFARRDQEHLERQVTLAMRIGILTGMPVVIALGVAAYSVNGLLFSSLGGSGIIAFLTFGTIFQITMMTTNSILLGIGKAKLSMVHVIIGVAVKLASSFLLAPLFGIYGIIGSTALCFLVITLLNIRSIKTIVSFSILGSRWLGFLCTVVAAAGIGYGLNQAGIQLVEVIPARLAFLLTCIIVGIAVVVIYLVLLVVFGVIRQSELGNYPRPLQKVFRPLMRLAPSRMRERG
- a CDS encoding COX15/CtaA family protein, which encodes MNDKQLKWLSYITCAVMFFATFGGMVVTKTGSGLGCGQEWPLCNGKFIPAYTVSSLIEYSHRAVSGMAGLAALASLIAFWKYKRDRKDLMAYVVMTSAFVIVQAIMGALAVVKPQSAAVMALHFGFSLIAFASSVMLALGMRRVEKAKVPLGTERLPRVSNGFRRLVWGATIYTYIVVYIGAFVSHTDSREGCSGWPLCNGEVIPELSGGVGIAFMHRVAALLLLIVVAVLGHFAYWRNRDNREIQMLGVSATVLCLLQIFSGAIIMATMHNDEVYVFSALGHTLLISALFGVLSYLSVRVWQLRESVSAEQQGELELRGEKTG
- a CDS encoding Cof-type HAD-IIB family hydrolase, whose amino-acid sequence is MNRKYRLLALDMDGTLLQDDHEVSPETVRWIKEAVRQGIHVCLSTGRPFQDAYPYAKQLELTTPMVTVNGSEVWRAPYELYRRSLLDSKLVAEMHELAVETGAWFWAYSVERLYNQENWCEDVENQEWLKFGYTSEDDEVRHRILMRLQDMGGLEITNSSPVNLEINPQGVNKATGIKQVCELLGLDMSQVVAVGDSLNDLAVIQQAGLGVAMGNAQQTVKDEADLVVASNNENGIVEVIRDHILIEG
- a CDS encoding DUF2515 family protein, producing the protein MMTNRLTAGENGMQQGGKDKQAWAGSLRRWVSTLAEAAAEALSGRVTSWEISSNLRESRKQWSWDPIAARGLRSELKRIVRRQQKELKMSVSPPAMSLPFIRSVNTAEGLHAREQEVVESIQSTVEDANRSNITRTEAYLSCYEAFPELHWAFLAHMVSRNAGWNMTDLQGGLLSDLTDSEFQVNLFRFLERCNALIFQDAYPQLLLYMHSRKLGEPLFHLLPCFHVSAFMLPFWQHFWQEPDHGAMLAVALILNEQNYIEGRVAQDPYFRSRVLKHPYFRLHELARFNQILFPLGQTEAVTRGVDPFGTSHKLPLRPLAGLTIPRFDSLTARIKAGKSLYGLLFGYEEVHRRALAFARSTPHRGSRSEYWPALFTADKQEAINSGKESSVLMESEWLPSGNRLYSPALESVWQDTPAGPIPRYDWYRSSAKLRHFREPDRPLLLDMTHAHRAQLEKTAMAHDVSHMKQARP
- a CDS encoding DUF456 domain-containing protein, giving the protein MDVLGWIIVIALFIIGMAGAIYPILPGVIAIYLALFVYGWFFTFAHYDAWFWTIQTIILVVLFIADYAVNAWGVKKLGGSKASIWGSTIGLIIGPFVIPAFGLIIGPFIGAFIGELLAGSGAGKSMKVGLGSVLGLFSSIVVKVVLQLAMIIVFIVWVF
- a CDS encoding UbiD family decarboxylase — protein: MIYQNLRQWLETLRKENDLAVIEAPVDPYLELAEIHRRVIEEGGPALLFTNVKGTPFPVATNLFGTARRVDMAFGPRPEQLMKSIIGATDKLLPPTFSALWNERGLFKDILKVGMKSVPQQEAPVMGVKVTENPLKQLPRLTSWQEDGGPFITLPLVYTESPSKPKDHNLGMYRIQIYDDSTTGIHWQIHKGGGFHYFEAEQQNQPLPVSVFVGGPPALIASAIAPVPEHLPELLLASLIMGGKLPMTDNPLGGHRIPAEAEFAISGIVPPHERRLEGPFGDHYGYYSLAHDFPVLHVKNMWHRKDAIYPATIVGKPRQEDYYLGEFLQRLLSPAFPMVMPSVRSLWTYAETGFHALTAAVVRESYSREALVSAFRILGEGQLSLTKMLMLTNRPLDLSDFNETLEAVLERFNPATDLFIFNKTSHDTLDYTGQKLNHGSKAVLMGIGEPIRELPRSYDEGDIPGISQAVAYCGGCLVVSGASYEKEPELARRVMEFMHARSTKWPMVIVVDDAKATSATQTSFLWTVFTRFNPATDIFAASEIEHHHLSYKLPLVIDARMKPGYPDELFPREDIVKTVDARWNEYFGK